Proteins encoded within one genomic window of Rhododendron vialii isolate Sample 1 chromosome 1a, ASM3025357v1:
- the LOC131300164 gene encoding uncharacterized protein LOC131300164 has protein sequence MSSWLSLSLPNPFKSDHSQNPSPPSPPDHAAAAGVQADLSVLGHTIGRHLHGVASFLAPPPPPPPSQPPPEAAESPSQAILGIKNDLVEIGGSFKSSLSLLSSTKAVSDISRFATNLLRFENDGVDEEGDDDEEEEEEEEEESEDGDEVAGVTDEVLDFVEELSSRPECWTDFPLSLDDDFNLSTAQKEHASTVERLVPSLADMRHTSCNHLSEEKFWMIYFIFLLPRLHEQDAKLLSTPEIVEAREILLQNLRNRRNEPVEECEPINLSQEGTRVNNNQGEGRPSQDQEDLVEASSSQQRAEIDHENTTSADTKKQPENEEEISFSDLEDDENDENDLAGRLSRLRQARDERVPSPNGSSEWVRLGEHSGSQGAGGGGQKGQSTSKGKDSEGEESNDWLTVDEGDLESLSNV, from the exons ATGTCATCTtggctctcactctctctccccaaccCTTTCAAATCCGACCACTCTCAAAACCCCTCGCCCCCGTCCCCACCCGAtcacgccgccgccgccgggGTCCAAGCCGACCTCTCCGTCCTCGGCCACACCATCGGCCGCCACCTCCACGGCGTCGCCTCCTTCCTcgctccccctcctcctcctcctccctcccaACCGCCTCCCGAGGCGGCCGAGTCCCCGTCGCAGGCGATTCTAGGCATAAAAAACGATCTGGTGGAAATTGGGGGGAGCTtcaagtcctctctctctctgctctcttCGACCAAGGCCGTGTCCGATATATCTCGGTTCGCTACGAACTTGTTGCGGTTTGAAAACGACGGCGTAGATGAGGAGggagatgatgatgaagaagaagaagaagaagaagaagaagaaagtgaagACGGTGATGAAGTAGCTGGGGTCACGGATGAAGTGCTTGATTTTGTTGAGGAGCTTTCGTCGCGGCCCGAGTGTTGGACCGACTTTCCCCTCTCACTAGATGACG ATTTCAACTTGTCTACTGCTCAGAAAGAACATGCTTCAACTGTTGAACGTTTAGTCCCAAGTCTTGCAGATATGAGGCATACAAGTTGCAATCATTTGAGTGAAGAAAAATTCTGGAtgatatattttatttttttgctgccAAGACTGCATGAGCAAGATGCCAAGCTTCTCTCAACTCCTGAG ATAGTTGAAGCAAGAGAGATACTTCTGCAGAATCTGCGAAACAGGAGGAATGAACCGGTTGAGGAATGTGAGCCCATCAATTTGTCTCAAGAGGGTACTAGGGTCAATAACAATCAAGGTGAAGGTCGCCCATCACAGGATCAGGAGGATTTAGTGGAGGCTTCAAGTTCCCAACAAAGGGCTGAAATTGATCATGAGAACACCACCTCAGCAGATACCAAGAAACAGCCTGAAAATGAGGAGGAAATCTCATTCAGCGACTTAGAGGACgatgaaaatgatgaaaatgacCTCGCAGGTAGATTATCAAGGTTAAGGCAGGCACGGGACGAAAGGGTTCCTTCGCCAAATGGATCCAGTGAATGGGTTAGACTTGGTGAACATTCCGGATCACAgggtgctggtggtggtgggcaGAAAGGACAGTCGACATCTAAAGGAAAGGATTCAGAAGGTGAGGAGTCAAATGATTGGCTCACTGTTGATGAAGGTGATTTAGAAAGTTTGTCGAATGTTTGA
- the LOC131300115 gene encoding putative clathrin assembly protein At5g35200 isoform X2, with product MSTQKNLRKALGAIKDSTTVNLAKVNSEYKELDVAIVRATNHVERPAKEKHIRAIFAAISATRPRADVAYCIHALARRLSKTHNWAVALKTLIVIHRALREVDPTFQEELTHYGRRRTHMLNLAHFKDDSSPNAWDYSAWVRTYALFLEERLECFRILKYDVESDHSRSKDLDTPRLLEHLPALQQLLFRVLGCQPQGAAVHNFVIQLALSMVASESIKICNAISDATVNLVDKFFEMQRLDALKALDMYRRGEKLAERLSEFYEVCKSLDIGRGKKFVSIEQAPSSFVQTMEEYVREAPRGSTFRKDQGTDDKNASPKIILALEYKKSPEVQEEAHSPSPPEPEPEPEPEPEPAKVEAPVAEPRDLLGLNDPTPAASDLYEKNALALAIVPVSDQSAPAGPNLANGTTGWELALVTAPSSNESATADSKLGGGLDKLTLDSLYDDALRRSNQNVSYNPWEPAPITSPTMPQMVHDPFFASNTMAAPPSVQMVARANQHQAFMFQQQQQQQMMMTTMMGPQQQHHVNPFSNAYGSSIHPYGVQAHNTYAGLI from the exons ATGTCGACACAGAAAAATTTGAGGAAAGCACTTGGAGCTATTAAGGATAGCACCACTGTCAATTTGGCAAAAGTAAATAGTGAGTACAAG GAGCTGGATGTTGCAATTGTTAGGGCCACAAATCATGTTGAGCGCCCAGCGAAAGAAAAACACATAAGAG CTATTTTTGCTGCTATTTCAGCTACAAGGCCTCGAGCTGATGTTGCCTATTGCATTCATGCTTTGGCTAGACGATTGTCAAAGACACACAACTGGGCG GTTGCATTGAAAACCTTAATTGTTATTCATCGTGCTCTGAGAGAAGTGGACCCCACTTTTCAAGAAGAGCTAACCCattatggaagaagaagaacccaTATGCTCAATTTGGCCCATTTCAAAGATGATTCCAGTCCAAATG catgggattactctgcttgGGTCCGCACTTATGCCTTATTTTTAGAGGAGAGGCTGGAATGTTTTCGTATATTGAAGTATGATGTCGAGAGCGACCACTCT AGAAGTAAAGATTTGGACACTCCACGTTTGCTTGAGCATTTACCAGCTTTGCAGCAGCTTTTATTTCGTGTTCTTGGCTGCCAG CCACAAGGAGCCGCGGTTCATAACTTTGTAATTCAACTGGCACTTTCCATG GTTGCTTCTGAAAGCATCAAAATCTGTAATGCTATTAGCGATGCTACTGTTAATTTGGTTGACAAG TTCTTCGAGATGCAACGCCTTGACGCTCTCAAGGCTTTGGATATGTATAGGAGGGGAGAAAAACTG GCTGAGAGGCTATCCGAGTTTTATGAAGTATGCAAAAGCCTTGACATTGGGCGAGGAAAGAAATTTGTTTCGATTGAGCAG GCACCGTCATCATTTGTACAAACAATGGAGGAGTATGTGAGAGAAGCACCACGAGGTTCAACATTTCGAAAGGATCAG GGGACTGATGACAAAAACGCTTCTCCGAAGATAATCTTGGCCCTAGAGTACAAGAAATCTCCGGAGGTGCAGGAGGAGGCACATTCGCCATCCCCACCTGAACCAGAGCCAGAACCAGAACCAGAACCAGAACCAGCTAAGGTGGAAGCTCCAGTTGCTGAGCCACGTGATCTGCTG GGTTTGAATGATCCTACTCCAGCTGCTTCAGATTTATATGAAAAGAATGCTCTCGCATTGGCTATTGTGCCTGTTT CTGATCAATCAGCTCCTGCTGGCCCAAATCTGGCAAATGGAACTACAGGCTGGGAATTGGCCCTTGTTACTGCTCCAAGCTCAAATGAGAGTGCCACAGCTGATAGCAAACTG GGGGGAGGACTGGATAAGTTAACCCTGGACAGCCTATACGATGACGCACTAAGGAGAAGCAACCAGAATGTGAGCTATAACCCCTGGGAGCCTGCCCCAATAACCAGTCCCACGATGCCACAAATGGTACATGACCCATTCTTCGCCTCCAACACCATGGCGGCCCCTCCTTCCGTGCAAATGGTAGCCAGGGCCAACCAGCACCAAGCTTTCATGttccagcagcagcagcagcagcagatgATGATGACGACGATGATGGGCCCACAGCAGCAACATCATGTAAATCCCTTCAGCAACGCATACGGTTCCAGTATTCACCCCTACGGCGTCCAAGCCCACAACACATACGCTGGCCTCATTTAG
- the LOC131300103 gene encoding probable sucrose-phosphate synthase 1 isoform X1: MAGNDWINSYLEAILDVGPGIDDAKSSLLLRERGRFSPTRYFVEQVIGFDETDLYRSWVKAAATRSPQERNTRLENMCWRIWNLARQKKQLEEKEAQRMAKRRVERERGRREATADMSEDFSEGEKGDTVSDLSAHGESHRSRLPRISSVETMEAWVSQQKGKKLYIVLVSLHGLIRGENMELGRDSDTGGQVKYVVELARALGSMPGVYRVDLLTRQVSAPDVDWSYGEPTEMLPPRNSDGLMDEMGESSGAYIVRIPFGPRNKYLPKESLWPYIPEFVDGALNHILQMSKVLGEQVGGGHPVWPVAIHGHYADAGDAAALLSGSLNVPMLFTGHSLGRDKLEQLLRQGRLSKEEINTTYKIMRRIEAEELALDASEIVITSTRQEIEEQWRLYDGFDPVLERKLRARIRRNVSCYGRFMPRMVVITPGMEFQHIVPHDGDMDGETEGNEDQPTSQDPLIWTEIMRFFTNPRKPMILALARPDPKKNLTTLVKAFGECRPLRELANLTLIMGNRDDVDEMSSTSASVLLSILKLIDKYDLYGQVAYPKHHKQSDVPDIYRLAAKTKGVFINPAFIEPFGLTLIEAAAYGLPIVATKNGGPVDILRVLDNGLLIDPHDEKSIADALLKLVADKQLWAKCRQNGLKNIHLFSWPEHCKTYLSRIAGCKPRQPWWQRSDDGDENSESDSPSDSLRDIQDISLNLRFSMDGEKNSGSGNADSPLESDDRKTKLENAVFTWSKGVLKGSQKAGLSEKADHNSSAGKFPALRRRQHMIVIAVDFDDITDIFSSARKIFDAVEKERSEGSIGFILATSFTLAEIHSFLISGGLSPTDFDAFICNSGSDLYYSSPNSEDNPFVVDLYYHSHIEYRWGGEGLRKTLVRWAGSIIDKKGENEEQVVTEDEKISTNYCYSFKVRNPGKVPPVKEVRKYMRIQALRCHVIYCQNGSKINVIPVLASRSQALRYLYLRWGVNLSKMVVFVGESGDTDYEGLLGGLHKSVVLKGVCTGAINQLHANRNYPLSDVLPSDSPNIVQATEECSSDDIRNSLEKLGFVKG, from the exons GCTGCGGCTACAAGGAGCCCGCAGGAGAGGAATACGAGGCTGGAGAACATGTGCTGGCGGATTTGGAATTTGGCCCGCCAGAAGaaacag CTGGAGGAAAAGGAAGCTCAAAGGATGGCTAAACGTCGGGTTGAACGTGAAAGAGGCCGCAGAGAAGCGACTGCTGATATGTCTGAAGACTTCTCCGAGGGGGAAAAAGGAGATACAGTCAGCGATTTGTCAGCTCACGGTGAAAGCCACAGGAGCAGATTACCCAGAATTAGTTCTGTTGAGACGATGGAGGCTTGGGTTAGTCAACAGAAAGGGAAAAAGCTGTACATTGTCCTAGTAAG CCTTCATGGTTTAATAAGGGGTGAAAATATGGAGCTTGGTCGTGATTCTGACACTGGTGGCCAG gttaagtatGTTGTTGAACTAGCAAGGGCTTTGGGTTCAATGCCAGGAGTATATCGGGTTGATTTACTCACTAGACAAGTTTCTGCACCAGACGTAGATTGGAGTTACGGTGAACCCACTGAAATGTTGCCTCCAAGAAACTCTGATGGTTTGATGGATGAGATGGGGGAGAGTAGTGGGGCTTATATTGTTCGCATTCCTTTTGGGCCAAGAAATAAGTATCTCCCAAAAGAAAGCCTGTGGCCTTACATCCCTGAATTTGTTGATGGTGCTCTTAACCACATACTACAGATGTCCAAAGTACTTGGCGAGCAAGTTGGAGGTGGACATCCAGTTTGGCCTGTTGCTATCCATGGACATTATGCCGATGCGGGCGATGCTGCTGCTCTTCTATCAGGTTCTCTAAATGTACCCATGCTTTTCACTGGTCACTCACTTGGTAGAGATAAACTGGAACAGCTTTTGAGACAAGGTCGACTATCAAAGGAAGAGATTAATACAACATACAAAATAATGCGCCGAATAGAGGCCGAGGAGTTAGCTCTTGATGCCTCTGAGATAGTCATAACTAGCACTAGACAGGAGATAGAAGAGCAGTGGCGTCTTTATGATGGTTTTGATCCAGTACTGGAGCGCAAGCTACGAGCCAGGATCAGGCGTAATGTGAGCTGTTATGGCAGGTTCATGCCGCGCATGGTT GTAATTACCCCTGGAATGGAATTTCAGCACATTGTTCCACATGATGGTGACATGGATGGTGAAACTGAAGGAAATGAGGACCAACCTACGTCTCAAGATCCACTTATTTGGACTGAG ATAATGCGCTTTTTTACTAATCCACGCAAGCCGATGATACTTGCCCTAGCCAGGCCTGATCCCAAAAAGAATCTCACAACTCTGGTCAAAGCATTTGGGGAATGTCGTCCATTACGAGAGCTGGCTAATCTG ACCTTGATAATGGGAAACCGAGATGATGTTGACGAAATGTCAAGCACTAGTGCTTCTGTTCTTCTCTCCATACTTAAGCTTATTGACAAGTATGATCTCTACGGTCAAGTGGCATATCCTAAACACCACAAGCAGTCCGATGTTCCCGACATCTACCGTCTAGCAGCAAAGACAAAG GGAGTCTTCATTAATCCAGCTTTCATTGAGCCATTTGGGCTTACTCTAATTGAG GCAGCAGCTTATGGTTTGCCGATTGTCGCCACAAAAAATGGAGGTCCTGTTGACATACTGCGG GTACTTGACAATGGTCTTCTTATTGACCCCCATGATGAGAAGTCTATTGCTGATGCTCTTTTAAAGCTGGTTGCAGATAAGCAGCTTTGGGCCAAATGCCGACAAAATGGGTTGAAAAATATCCACCTGTTCTCATGGCCAGAACATTGTAAAACTTATTTGTCACGGATAGCAGGTTGCAAACCAAGGCAGCCATGGTGGCAAAGAAGTGATGATGGGGATGAAAACTCAGAGTCAGATTCACCTAGTGATTCCTTGAGAGATATACAGGATATATCCTTGAACTTAAGGTTTTCAATGGACGGAGAAAAGAATTCAGGCAGTGGCAACGCTGATAGTCCTTTAGAATCTGATGATCGGAAGACTAAGTTGGAGAATGCTGTTTTTACATGGTCAAAGGGTGTCCTAAAGGGCTCACAAAAGGCTGGGCTTTCGGAGAAAGCAGATCATAATAGCAGCGCTGGAAAATTCCCAGCGTTGAGGAGGAGGCAGCATATGATTGTTATTGCTGTTGATTTTGACGATATAACAGATATATTTTCAAGTGCTAGAAAGATATTTGATGCCGTGGAGAAAGAAAGGAGTGAAGGGTCTATAGGGTTCATATTAGCAACATCCTTTACTTTGGCTGAAATACACTCTTTTCTCATCTCAGGGGGACTCAGTCCTACTGATTTTGATGCTTTTATATGCAATAGTGGTAGTGACCTCTACTATTCATCTCCTAACTCAGAGGATAACCCCTTTGTTGTTGACTTGTATTACCACTCACATATTGAGTACCGTTGGGGTGGGGAAGGGTTGAGGAAGACTTTGGTTCGTTGGGCGGGTTCTATCATTGATAAGAAGGGGGAAAATGAAGAGCAGGTTGTAACTGAAGATGAAAAGATTTCAACCAACTATTGTTATTCTTTTAAAGTGCGGAATCCAGGAAAG GTTCCCCCCGTCAAGGAAGTTCGGAAATATATGAGAATTCAGGCTCTCCGGTGCCATGTTATTTATTGCCAAAATGGAAGTAAGATTAACGTAATTCCGGTATTGGCATCACGTTCCCAAGCCTTAAG GTATCTCTATCTCCGGTGGGGTGTGAACTTGTCGAAAATGGTGGTTTTTGTTGGAGAGAGTGGGGACACTGATTACGAAGGATTGCTAGGTGGCCTACACAAGTCTGTAGTCCTAAAAGGGGTATGTACAGGTGCGATCAATCAACTTCATGCCAATAGAAACTACCCACTTTCTGATGTGCTTCCAAGCGACAGCCCCAACATTGTTCAAGCTACTGAGGAATGCAGCAGTGACGATATCCGGAATTCGTTGGAGAAACTAGGGTTCGTCAAGGGCTAG
- the LOC131300115 gene encoding putative clathrin assembly protein At5g35200 isoform X1, producing MSTQKNLRKALGAIKDSTTVNLAKVNSEYKELDVAIVRATNHVERPAKEKHIRAIFAAISATRPRADVAYCIHALARRLSKTHNWAVALKTLIVIHRALREVDPTFQEELTHYGRRRTHMLNLAHFKDDSSPNAWDYSAWVRTYALFLEERLECFRILKYDVESDHSRSKDLDTPRLLEHLPALQQLLFRVLGCQPQGAAVHNFVIQLALSMVASESIKICNAISDATVNLVDKFFEMQRLDALKALDMYRRGEKLAERLSEFYEVCKSLDIGRGKKFVSIEQKAPSSFVQTMEEYVREAPRGSTFRKDQGTDDKNASPKIILALEYKKSPEVQEEAHSPSPPEPEPEPEPEPEPAKVEAPVAEPRDLLGLNDPTPAASDLYEKNALALAIVPVSDQSAPAGPNLANGTTGWELALVTAPSSNESATADSKLGGGLDKLTLDSLYDDALRRSNQNVSYNPWEPAPITSPTMPQMVHDPFFASNTMAAPPSVQMVARANQHQAFMFQQQQQQQMMMTTMMGPQQQHHVNPFSNAYGSSIHPYGVQAHNTYAGLI from the exons ATGTCGACACAGAAAAATTTGAGGAAAGCACTTGGAGCTATTAAGGATAGCACCACTGTCAATTTGGCAAAAGTAAATAGTGAGTACAAG GAGCTGGATGTTGCAATTGTTAGGGCCACAAATCATGTTGAGCGCCCAGCGAAAGAAAAACACATAAGAG CTATTTTTGCTGCTATTTCAGCTACAAGGCCTCGAGCTGATGTTGCCTATTGCATTCATGCTTTGGCTAGACGATTGTCAAAGACACACAACTGGGCG GTTGCATTGAAAACCTTAATTGTTATTCATCGTGCTCTGAGAGAAGTGGACCCCACTTTTCAAGAAGAGCTAACCCattatggaagaagaagaacccaTATGCTCAATTTGGCCCATTTCAAAGATGATTCCAGTCCAAATG catgggattactctgcttgGGTCCGCACTTATGCCTTATTTTTAGAGGAGAGGCTGGAATGTTTTCGTATATTGAAGTATGATGTCGAGAGCGACCACTCT AGAAGTAAAGATTTGGACACTCCACGTTTGCTTGAGCATTTACCAGCTTTGCAGCAGCTTTTATTTCGTGTTCTTGGCTGCCAG CCACAAGGAGCCGCGGTTCATAACTTTGTAATTCAACTGGCACTTTCCATG GTTGCTTCTGAAAGCATCAAAATCTGTAATGCTATTAGCGATGCTACTGTTAATTTGGTTGACAAG TTCTTCGAGATGCAACGCCTTGACGCTCTCAAGGCTTTGGATATGTATAGGAGGGGAGAAAAACTG GCTGAGAGGCTATCCGAGTTTTATGAAGTATGCAAAAGCCTTGACATTGGGCGAGGAAAGAAATTTGTTTCGATTGAGCAG AAGGCACCGTCATCATTTGTACAAACAATGGAGGAGTATGTGAGAGAAGCACCACGAGGTTCAACATTTCGAAAGGATCAG GGGACTGATGACAAAAACGCTTCTCCGAAGATAATCTTGGCCCTAGAGTACAAGAAATCTCCGGAGGTGCAGGAGGAGGCACATTCGCCATCCCCACCTGAACCAGAGCCAGAACCAGAACCAGAACCAGAACCAGCTAAGGTGGAAGCTCCAGTTGCTGAGCCACGTGATCTGCTG GGTTTGAATGATCCTACTCCAGCTGCTTCAGATTTATATGAAAAGAATGCTCTCGCATTGGCTATTGTGCCTGTTT CTGATCAATCAGCTCCTGCTGGCCCAAATCTGGCAAATGGAACTACAGGCTGGGAATTGGCCCTTGTTACTGCTCCAAGCTCAAATGAGAGTGCCACAGCTGATAGCAAACTG GGGGGAGGACTGGATAAGTTAACCCTGGACAGCCTATACGATGACGCACTAAGGAGAAGCAACCAGAATGTGAGCTATAACCCCTGGGAGCCTGCCCCAATAACCAGTCCCACGATGCCACAAATGGTACATGACCCATTCTTCGCCTCCAACACCATGGCGGCCCCTCCTTCCGTGCAAATGGTAGCCAGGGCCAACCAGCACCAAGCTTTCATGttccagcagcagcagcagcagcagatgATGATGACGACGATGATGGGCCCACAGCAGCAACATCATGTAAATCCCTTCAGCAACGCATACGGTTCCAGTATTCACCCCTACGGCGTCCAAGCCCACAACACATACGCTGGCCTCATTTAG
- the LOC131300103 gene encoding probable sucrose-phosphate synthase 1 isoform X2 — MCWRIWNLARQKKQLEEKEAQRMAKRRVERERGRREATADMSEDFSEGEKGDTVSDLSAHGESHRSRLPRISSVETMEAWVSQQKGKKLYIVLVSLHGLIRGENMELGRDSDTGGQVKYVVELARALGSMPGVYRVDLLTRQVSAPDVDWSYGEPTEMLPPRNSDGLMDEMGESSGAYIVRIPFGPRNKYLPKESLWPYIPEFVDGALNHILQMSKVLGEQVGGGHPVWPVAIHGHYADAGDAAALLSGSLNVPMLFTGHSLGRDKLEQLLRQGRLSKEEINTTYKIMRRIEAEELALDASEIVITSTRQEIEEQWRLYDGFDPVLERKLRARIRRNVSCYGRFMPRMVVITPGMEFQHIVPHDGDMDGETEGNEDQPTSQDPLIWTEIMRFFTNPRKPMILALARPDPKKNLTTLVKAFGECRPLRELANLTLIMGNRDDVDEMSSTSASVLLSILKLIDKYDLYGQVAYPKHHKQSDVPDIYRLAAKTKGVFINPAFIEPFGLTLIEAAAYGLPIVATKNGGPVDILRVLDNGLLIDPHDEKSIADALLKLVADKQLWAKCRQNGLKNIHLFSWPEHCKTYLSRIAGCKPRQPWWQRSDDGDENSESDSPSDSLRDIQDISLNLRFSMDGEKNSGSGNADSPLESDDRKTKLENAVFTWSKGVLKGSQKAGLSEKADHNSSAGKFPALRRRQHMIVIAVDFDDITDIFSSARKIFDAVEKERSEGSIGFILATSFTLAEIHSFLISGGLSPTDFDAFICNSGSDLYYSSPNSEDNPFVVDLYYHSHIEYRWGGEGLRKTLVRWAGSIIDKKGENEEQVVTEDEKISTNYCYSFKVRNPGKVPPVKEVRKYMRIQALRCHVIYCQNGSKINVIPVLASRSQALRYLYLRWGVNLSKMVVFVGESGDTDYEGLLGGLHKSVVLKGVCTGAINQLHANRNYPLSDVLPSDSPNIVQATEECSSDDIRNSLEKLGFVKG, encoded by the exons ATGTGCTGGCGGATTTGGAATTTGGCCCGCCAGAAGaaacag CTGGAGGAAAAGGAAGCTCAAAGGATGGCTAAACGTCGGGTTGAACGTGAAAGAGGCCGCAGAGAAGCGACTGCTGATATGTCTGAAGACTTCTCCGAGGGGGAAAAAGGAGATACAGTCAGCGATTTGTCAGCTCACGGTGAAAGCCACAGGAGCAGATTACCCAGAATTAGTTCTGTTGAGACGATGGAGGCTTGGGTTAGTCAACAGAAAGGGAAAAAGCTGTACATTGTCCTAGTAAG CCTTCATGGTTTAATAAGGGGTGAAAATATGGAGCTTGGTCGTGATTCTGACACTGGTGGCCAG gttaagtatGTTGTTGAACTAGCAAGGGCTTTGGGTTCAATGCCAGGAGTATATCGGGTTGATTTACTCACTAGACAAGTTTCTGCACCAGACGTAGATTGGAGTTACGGTGAACCCACTGAAATGTTGCCTCCAAGAAACTCTGATGGTTTGATGGATGAGATGGGGGAGAGTAGTGGGGCTTATATTGTTCGCATTCCTTTTGGGCCAAGAAATAAGTATCTCCCAAAAGAAAGCCTGTGGCCTTACATCCCTGAATTTGTTGATGGTGCTCTTAACCACATACTACAGATGTCCAAAGTACTTGGCGAGCAAGTTGGAGGTGGACATCCAGTTTGGCCTGTTGCTATCCATGGACATTATGCCGATGCGGGCGATGCTGCTGCTCTTCTATCAGGTTCTCTAAATGTACCCATGCTTTTCACTGGTCACTCACTTGGTAGAGATAAACTGGAACAGCTTTTGAGACAAGGTCGACTATCAAAGGAAGAGATTAATACAACATACAAAATAATGCGCCGAATAGAGGCCGAGGAGTTAGCTCTTGATGCCTCTGAGATAGTCATAACTAGCACTAGACAGGAGATAGAAGAGCAGTGGCGTCTTTATGATGGTTTTGATCCAGTACTGGAGCGCAAGCTACGAGCCAGGATCAGGCGTAATGTGAGCTGTTATGGCAGGTTCATGCCGCGCATGGTT GTAATTACCCCTGGAATGGAATTTCAGCACATTGTTCCACATGATGGTGACATGGATGGTGAAACTGAAGGAAATGAGGACCAACCTACGTCTCAAGATCCACTTATTTGGACTGAG ATAATGCGCTTTTTTACTAATCCACGCAAGCCGATGATACTTGCCCTAGCCAGGCCTGATCCCAAAAAGAATCTCACAACTCTGGTCAAAGCATTTGGGGAATGTCGTCCATTACGAGAGCTGGCTAATCTG ACCTTGATAATGGGAAACCGAGATGATGTTGACGAAATGTCAAGCACTAGTGCTTCTGTTCTTCTCTCCATACTTAAGCTTATTGACAAGTATGATCTCTACGGTCAAGTGGCATATCCTAAACACCACAAGCAGTCCGATGTTCCCGACATCTACCGTCTAGCAGCAAAGACAAAG GGAGTCTTCATTAATCCAGCTTTCATTGAGCCATTTGGGCTTACTCTAATTGAG GCAGCAGCTTATGGTTTGCCGATTGTCGCCACAAAAAATGGAGGTCCTGTTGACATACTGCGG GTACTTGACAATGGTCTTCTTATTGACCCCCATGATGAGAAGTCTATTGCTGATGCTCTTTTAAAGCTGGTTGCAGATAAGCAGCTTTGGGCCAAATGCCGACAAAATGGGTTGAAAAATATCCACCTGTTCTCATGGCCAGAACATTGTAAAACTTATTTGTCACGGATAGCAGGTTGCAAACCAAGGCAGCCATGGTGGCAAAGAAGTGATGATGGGGATGAAAACTCAGAGTCAGATTCACCTAGTGATTCCTTGAGAGATATACAGGATATATCCTTGAACTTAAGGTTTTCAATGGACGGAGAAAAGAATTCAGGCAGTGGCAACGCTGATAGTCCTTTAGAATCTGATGATCGGAAGACTAAGTTGGAGAATGCTGTTTTTACATGGTCAAAGGGTGTCCTAAAGGGCTCACAAAAGGCTGGGCTTTCGGAGAAAGCAGATCATAATAGCAGCGCTGGAAAATTCCCAGCGTTGAGGAGGAGGCAGCATATGATTGTTATTGCTGTTGATTTTGACGATATAACAGATATATTTTCAAGTGCTAGAAAGATATTTGATGCCGTGGAGAAAGAAAGGAGTGAAGGGTCTATAGGGTTCATATTAGCAACATCCTTTACTTTGGCTGAAATACACTCTTTTCTCATCTCAGGGGGACTCAGTCCTACTGATTTTGATGCTTTTATATGCAATAGTGGTAGTGACCTCTACTATTCATCTCCTAACTCAGAGGATAACCCCTTTGTTGTTGACTTGTATTACCACTCACATATTGAGTACCGTTGGGGTGGGGAAGGGTTGAGGAAGACTTTGGTTCGTTGGGCGGGTTCTATCATTGATAAGAAGGGGGAAAATGAAGAGCAGGTTGTAACTGAAGATGAAAAGATTTCAACCAACTATTGTTATTCTTTTAAAGTGCGGAATCCAGGAAAG GTTCCCCCCGTCAAGGAAGTTCGGAAATATATGAGAATTCAGGCTCTCCGGTGCCATGTTATTTATTGCCAAAATGGAAGTAAGATTAACGTAATTCCGGTATTGGCATCACGTTCCCAAGCCTTAAG GTATCTCTATCTCCGGTGGGGTGTGAACTTGTCGAAAATGGTGGTTTTTGTTGGAGAGAGTGGGGACACTGATTACGAAGGATTGCTAGGTGGCCTACACAAGTCTGTAGTCCTAAAAGGGGTATGTACAGGTGCGATCAATCAACTTCATGCCAATAGAAACTACCCACTTTCTGATGTGCTTCCAAGCGACAGCCCCAACATTGTTCAAGCTACTGAGGAATGCAGCAGTGACGATATCCGGAATTCGTTGGAGAAACTAGGGTTCGTCAAGGGCTAG